The genomic window TTGTCTGGTGAGGCGCAATGATGGGATCGACACCTTCACCTAGCTGGGTTTGGAGTCGGCTACAATAAAAGTATCACTATGAGTCATTTGTTGCTCTTGTGTATAAGTATAAAATAATGAGAATTAATGTGTTGCATAGCCTTTTATCACCCTAATGGGGCTGTTCTGTATGATCTGGTCCCTTGTGAGACTTCTGGGGCTAGAGAGTGTCATTGAAAGCGTTTGGGGCTGGTGGTGCCATTTTTTAGTCATTGAAAGCATTTGGGTCTGGTGCAGCCATTTCTTGATCATTGAAAGCATCTGGAGCTGGTGGTTCAATAGCAGTATCTAGAGATTTTCCTCCCTTCTTTGCTCTCTTTGTTAGGATCTTTGCATTCTCATCATATTTTGTTGTATTTTTTTGGCTTTCTTTTCCTAtaagtttagaaaaaaaaatatttaagTTAATGAGCACACAAATCAGGACAACAAGTAAATATAGCAGGTCTTACCTTTTCTTGATCCCATTAAGATGGCATTTGTAGCTTTAATCTCAGGATTGAAGGCAGATCTCATCCACAGCTTATAATGGTGAGCCTCCATCCAAACTAACACTTGAGGACTAGCATCAGTGATTGACttgtaaaaataattaaaaactgaTTCTCTATAAGCTTTAGCTGCAGGATACATCTTAGAGAATACATCACCACCAAACCTTTTAATAAAATTGTTCATTAGATGTCTAAAGCATTCCCTATGTTCAGCATGCGGAAATACTTTCTTAACTACATTTTTTAGACCTTTGCATGCATCTGACAAAATAGCTAAAACAGAAAGATCTCCTATGGCCTTATGCAACTGAGTCATAAACCAAGTTCAGTTATCGGTTGTCTCATCATTAATAAAGCCGAAAGTAACTGGGTACATCCAGTTATGACCATCTATACCACAAGCTGCAGCTAAATGACCATTTAATCTACCACTAAGTGCAGTAGAGTCTATGCTAAGGTATGACCTGCATCCTTCTAAAAAAATCTTCAATGCAAGGTTTTAATACACAGAAAAATCTATGAAAATAGAATATATCGTCTACCTCCTTAATGCCAATCTCAGCAGCACTACCTAGACATCTCTTCAGGACCTCTCCCCTCTAATTAAATAGCAGCCGAAAGCTCTCTTGCTATTTGCCATACAATTCTCTTAAAGCAATTTGCCTACCTCTACAAACAGTGTTATAATAAATTATACATTTGTGCTAATCCTGTAAAGTGTCTTGAAGTTCCTTAGGGCCCATAGTTGTTTCCTTCCTAAGATGATGTACGGCCTTTGAAGCAACCCAAGCACTAGTTGGTGTGGTAGTCTTCCTCCTAGCACTTGATTCACATGTATGCTCATCAATAACCTTtgtcacctgcaataaaaaataattaatcaAGACAAACAATATAGAAGAAGGACAAAAGAAGATTGCCGGTCTAAAGTTATTGAAGGGAAAAAATAACGGAACGCAAAATGCAAGTTAGTGCCATAACGTTGCACCCATCGGGTTGTGTATGCCCAACAAGATGCCAAGGACAATCTTCTCTGTTGCAATCAACAATGTATCTAGTTGGATCTGTTTTGACAATGTGTAGTTCAACTCTTTATTTATAGCAAATTGTTTCACAGCCAATCTAAACTCCTTCATGTTAGGATAAACTATGCCAAAATCCATACTGGGCCGATTTGGATCATGCACCACAGTTTGAGAGAGGACTGTGCTGCGTGATCCAAATCGGTCCAGTATCATCGTTCTGTTAACCGTAGCATTTACTAGCTGCATTCCTTGCCTTATCAGCCTCCTCATCCTTAGCCCTAAACCCCAACAGTTCATACATCACCTCATCATCAACAATCTCAATTCTTCCCTCTTCATCTCGACTTTCCTCAATGCGTAGAGTATCTCAATCAACCAGAGGTGTCTGCATCTGCTGTGCAGGAGGTTCTACCAGTGCTAAGCGAAGATCAGGCTCCCCATCGAGCCTAGTACATAAAAAAAGGTGGCACAGTTATATTACCACCACATCTACACTAGTCGAGTCTCATGTACACGATTAGGCACAGTTACGTTACCACCGCAACAAGAATACGTACCTTTGGATGAGATCTGGCAAGTTCTCCTCCATCCAGCACTCGGAGCAGTGCTGGCGTCGGCCGGCAGAGCCGGAACGCCTGGTTGGCTTCGGGAAACGTCCCAGGAGGTGGCCTGTCGTCGACCGTCGGCGGCGTCGTCGcaggcggtggcggcgacggcggggAGCCGTTCCCTCTCCTCGCTTGACCTAGCGGCGGCGTCTCCGTCTCATCTCTCTCCTGTCCATGAACAACTGTAGATGAAAAGGAAGGTTGTGATAAGGCTGAGGGGCAAAACATGAAGAAAAATATGCCACTctaaaaaaataaatttaattTGACAATAAATCCGTCGTAGAGTATTTTAGCGGGTGTATATCATTTGATAATGATAAACTGACAAATCCTGCACGATGGCAAAAGTCGGAAGCCCACTTTTCGTCGTGGCAGAATCGCCATTTTCTCCTTGTACTCGTGACCCTCGCCTGCGCTCTGTTTCGGTGTTTCCTGTCTCTGGTGGCGACGACTGGGCAGCCACCGTTGCCGCCGCCCGACGCCGGGTGCCCAGGTCTTTCATCTTCGGGATCTTCGCCGGCCCGACGGGCACCCATCAGGTACGCGCACCCCTTCTCTTCCGTTCCCGCTGTTTggaaccgagcacccaaacccaagctatttgtattcggatctgatctgaATCTCATCCAATTTCAAGTGTATTATGCCTGCAaaccttctctctctcttttttttttttgcaaaaaatatTGGGCGTACAACTGGGTCGCTGATGGAGTTCCTGGATTATTCTCTCTCTGATGCAGGAATGCAGTGGTGGAAATTTGATGAGTTAGTGCTACGGGTCTGATACGATGTCACTGAAACTTCCAATTCCGCAAGGGCTTTCCTTCTTAAGAAGTGTTGGATGGTTTGAGGACCGGAAGGTTGATTCAGCAGCCAAACAACAGTTATCCCCAACATTGAAACTCCAGACAGATAAGGAGGCCTACAGACCTGGCGATTCAGTCACTGTGACTATTGAAATCTGTACCCCAGCTAGTTTGAAGGATGATGCTGGGCAGACAGTATCGGGCGAGGATTCCCCCTCGCTGTTGTTAGATGTGCTCTCCTTTGAACTTAAGGGGATTGAGAAGCTGGATAGCCAATGGTTCTCTGTTCCGAAGCCCTTACCAGGGTCTAAACAAAGGCGAGGTGACAGTCTGATTATCATGTCATTGTGTAAATGAATCATTTTCCTAGCAATCTGTACTCCTATATAACAATGCCTTTTCTCATTCGCCATAAATACTTAATATGTTGATTATCTTTTCACATGTTTGATCTGCATGTGCTAGTCCTGGTAGCCTAAATGTTGTTTAGTCATCAACTCATCATTTATGCCTGTTTTTTATTCAGTGCTTGTTTGCAAAACTTAATTTTTATCTTGCTCTTTGTATTTCATGGTTGGGCATTTGTCCTTTCATCCCTTGAGTTGCCCAAGTCTGTTTATTGTTACATGGAACTAATTGATTATATCCTTTTTTTTAGTTTTCTCATATTCCTCCTTTGTGCCGTGATTGAAACCAGGTGAACATATGTTTCTGGATTGTTCAGCACCATCACTGGTTTCTAAAGTAATAATTGGTGCAGGGCGAACAAAAACGTGTAAGGAATTCCTTGTTTTATTGTTCCTTCTGTTCAGTAGTGGACTTTAAGTTCGATAATGTTATATTCTATATCGCTTGAAACAAATGTTGGCATGATTTCTAAGATCCTGCTGCCCTAATAAATTATTTTATACTTCACTAGTTCTGCTAATTATTTAGATAGCGCTTGTTATTCTCATTGATCCATCTCTTAACATGAACTGAAGATATTTATTTTCCATCATACCTTCATGTAAACCATCAAAAACATGTGAGTCTATCATTTCTATTTGTGAAGCCAAACGCTGTTCTTTCCTGCATTTGTGGGGGTAAAATGTGTAACGTCAGTCACTAAGAGAGACATGGCTGTACCGTGGAGGGGTGTTTGCCACATGCATGTTTATCGAACTGTTATTGAATGTTGGCTTCCTTTTGGCATGTTATCTTAAGTGGACAGTGTATAGTTGCCTTCTCTTTTCATTTAGGTTCCCTTTAGAATGTAGGAAAATTTTCTGTTTGCTATGTTTTTCCTATGAAAATGAACTGATTCCTCTAAAATTCCTTTGTCCCAAAGGACCTGTGTGCTAAATTGCTAGCATAGTTAATAATAAAGACCCAAAGCACTGTCCTATCTATTTTTTACATATCTCCTTGTTTTTAGGCCTTAAAATATGTTCTTATTTCTTCAGTTGGCATTTTAGTGCTGTGTGTATCTGATGTTAATAGTTTTACTAACTTTCTGAGCAGTGTGTGAATTTCAGCACAAACGCTTTGTAAATAACTTAAACTCTGCGAAAACCATTTATGCAGACATTGCACGTGTGGAGCTCCCAAAGATCTTACCGCCATCTTACAGGGGCATCAGCATCCGCTATTTTTATTATGTTAGGACCACATTATTTGGAAGACCAGTTGTACTGGGTAATGGAGACCAATATAAAGGTCTTGTGAATAGTGCAATTCAACTGGTGAGTGTGAAGCTTGTTTTTCTGCTTTTAATTAATTCTGACGAAAATGATACTTTTGGAATATGCATGTTGTATGCTAAAAATATGGATTTGCCGACTTGATGACTGGCATTTAGCAAACTGTATTACTCTTCTATAGACTATTTGAGCTTGTAAGTTGCATAGAAGGTCTTGTCAAGATCACTTGTTCAACATCAATAAGGACCTGAAATTTTGTCATGGATAGAAAAAATAAGAAATGACATACAGTGCAAAATGTGAGATAGAGTAAACTAATTGTCCTACAAAACTGTAGGATTGGCACCATATCTCTTTGACTACCTGCTATTTTTGATATAGAAtgagatgcatgcaaacttacaACAATAGGTCTCGTTTCTGAAATTCTTGTGTCTTTACGGCCAGTGACAAAGCCGCTTTTtataagtttgtggttgtgggGCTATGGGTACCTTTGTAAGCATCATGAACATGCCTTCTAGAGGAACGGGGGAGGTGATGAGAGTTTACATGGATACACCTCATACTCCCACAAAATATGCAATTTTATATGGGCCCAACAAGTATTGTGTGCTGACAGTAAGATATAATAAGCGATAAGCGCCTCCATGTGGTTCTTATGCTGGCCTTAATCTTATGAACTTGTTCATGAATTACCATCACAGCTTAATCACTGTATTGGAAGCCACTTGATTCGACTTCAGTTATTGTTTCTAGCATCATTCAACATTGTACTGAATGTGTTATCTTTCTATCCACGTTTATGTAATACATCTAAGTAACATTTTTCAGAGTAACTGACCAAATTCACTTGTGTTCTGCAGGAAGCTCGAGTCCCATTTCAGATACGTGTTTCCCAGAAAAGCAGCAGCCTACTAAATGAAGAAGGTTAGTCATTATGCCAATTTAAGGTGCTTGCACGTCAAGTATTATCAATTATCATGTTAACGCTCTGTTGGGTTTTAAATGAATGTTATCAATTTAACTATTTGGCTATTAACGACATTGACTTAATCAGATGTTTTAGGGACACTGCCATTCTCGGTGGATCAGCCAGGCATATTTTGGAGGGAAAAAGATGAAGATTCAGAATGGGTTAGTTCTATTTTTCTATGAACAGATCTCAGATTTCATCACTATATTGTCGTACACATTTTGATGCATGAGTTGGCAAAATGTTATTTATTCATCACTTTGAAAAAAAATGTTCATATGAACTGGAGCAGTTTTTCATTAAAAGGTATCTTGCATTTAGATGTAGATAGTAAATTAACTAAACCATATGACTGAAAAATACACTTTTTCTGTACTTAATTGCTCTTACTCTATTGCAGAGCAAAGCAAATGATAATGCTGATCTAGAAGAAGGATATGATAGTTCAAAAGATGAAGTTTCATCTGTTTCCTCATACAATCCTTCCAAAGCAAATCCTGAATCCTCCCTGAGGAGCTCGTTGTCAGTGCAGTCTCTGTCATCTCGGCTCTCCACGAGTGAGCCATTTTATAATCAAGTAGAACGACCCAATTTCCCATCATACAGTCCAATTCCTCGATTGTCAGTGTCAGAGATTTCAGATGATCATGACGGAGGTAAAGAACTAAAGCTTAAAGTTGGATACTTAGATTTGATATGCTTTAGAATTTTGGTATTCAACTCAtatggggagggagggagggagtatTGTGAACTTGATATCTCCCTCCCTCTGTGTTTTGCCTTCCTGACCTGAAGATTTATGATGTGGAATTGTTTCTCCTTATTCCTTCCTTTTTGAATGCGGTTAGTGTTACCAGCTATCCCTTTTCTATTAGTATGCAAAACTGCAAAGTTTTTCATTTCAGCTTTGTTGAGATTAATGTTTCTATTAGTATATGCAAACCTGTAAAGTTTTATCCCAGCTCTTGTTGAGTGTTCCTTCGCAAATTTGAGCGTGTTTTTTCATGACAGAAAAAAATGCCCATGTTAGTAGTGCATCATCCTTTGCTGCAAAGCACTTCTAACTTGTGACAATATGACCTGTACATGGTTCTTTCTCAGAAGGGGGAGAGAGGGCACAACTCTTACTCATATGTTTAAATATTATATTCACTTACATGGAGGGCGTTTAACTAAATAAATGCCACAAACAGGTTTAGTTGCACCTCAAAGGAAGCTAAACATTTTGCTTCCGGTTCCGGACCATCAATCGAATGGGCAAACGATTTCTCCAGATTCTTATCACTCAAAAGATGATATTGGCCTCCCCCTTACGCCAAAAAATGTTGATCCAACTGGATGTAAGCCATCATGCTCCTGTGCTATATGTGTTATATTTCACCAGTCTACTTCATTGTTATCATCCTTTTTTGTTTCTTTACTTGCAGCTGAAGGCTTTACGAGAGGAAGATCTTATAATATAAGAATTGATGACCAAGTTTTGCTTCGTTTTTCACCCAAGAATTCTGACTCAACTTATTACTTTGGTGATATGGTACAAAAATTTGTTTTATTGCAGTTCTTGCTGTGTTTTGTTAGAATTGGTTATCTCAATTCTTTTGTTGCAGATTGGTGGAGCACTTACCTTCTTTCACAGAACTGGAAAACGGAGGTGCCTTGAGGTAAAAGGTTAAGCATGTAAATTTCTGTGAAATGGAATTTCAGATTTATGGTGGGTTGGTAATTTGCAGGTAATGATAACCCTGGAAACATCAGAAACAATTAATCCTCGTGCATTACATCCTTCAAGAAGGGGCTCACCGACAATAACCAAGGTATCTTTTCATGCATTTAGGATTTTGTCTAAGTTTGAACTAAATCCTAATGATTTGGATCCTTTTCTACACAAACCAGTCCTAGTGTTGTGAAGTATTATGATAGCATTTTCTCACATCAGGGCAAGTACCTTTTTGGCTTGAGTAATTATTTAGCTTGGAATTTCTTTACCATTGTTAACATTCCAGCAATATCAGATGTCATGCTCTAGCTTCTATGAAACAAACGTCATTTTTTATGTCAACCTTTTTACTGTTAACTTCATTAGTTGGTTATAGTGGTTCACCCTTCTCTTCTCTTTCGACTTCATGTGCAGCTGCATAGTGAGCATCATGAGGTTGTTGCGGATCTTCACCAGACAAGCTTTCTATTTTCCATTCCCATTGATGGCCCTATGTCATTTTCTACCTCAAAGGTCACTGTACAGTGGTCTCTTCGATTTGAGTTCTTCACAACCCCTGAAGGAACAGACCCAGCTAGGTATGCCTCAGTGTTAACTATTTTGTGTGCTGGGACAGTGTCTTGCTTTCATATCTTTGCTATTATTTTGCATGAATATTTTGATAGGAGTTCGTAACTACTATCATAACTCGTTGTGTTAGAACTATTTTACTTGTTTGACTTGAGTGATCTTATTCACAGTGTGTGTCATCTGGTGCTTGGAAtgtgtgaacatatttcttgtcTGCTGCTGATAGTTTTGAGTGCATAATTCTGGCTTCTCTCTTTTCCAGGTACGAGCACCCACTCCTTGTTGAGAAAAGGGAGAAGGGCGAATGGGTCCTCCCGGTAACTGTTTACGCGCCTCCATTGCGCAGACGAGCTACTCACGGGAGGAATGATAGATCTGTCTTACCCGGAAATATCTTCAACTCTTAAAGCGCACTGTCGCCTGCAACACCTGACTGCTGCCGAAGTATAGTTATTTTCAGCTGGAAAGGATATACAGATTATTCTGACTGGTACAATTGCATCAAAAGGGTTTCCTCACTCTAAATTGTTATAGGATCTGCAATGTGATGCCTATTTTACAAAAAGCACATCAGAAATAGAGAACAAATGGAGTGAGAAACTTGACTTGCATACCAAGTGGATTTATTGGACCATTTGTTTCATCGATTTGTGTACCATGAGAGCAGGCATTAGCATTTGGTGTTTAAGATGTATATCACAAAATATAACTGTGACACAAGCGGCACACATCTGCGCCAGGGGCGGATGCAGTACAGGGGCATGGCCCAATATTTTTTTGATAAAAAGAAGATACTTGTATGTATATTATATATGAATGTATATTTGTAATTTGGTCATCATGTGTACATTTGAGCCCATATAGAGGAATACTATTTTCATCTTATATCAGGGCTTCACAATCCCGTAGGTGGGCTGTGAGAAGGCAAGGCACGCACTATGCATTCTAGTCGTCCGAACGCTGTTGCGGTATTTGAGAATCACGTGCACACGCCTGCATCGGAGACTTCCCATTCTCTCCTCGATCTTTGCATGCTTAATCTACACTAGAGATCAGCATTTGGAGGGCAGATCCACTGATGTCAGAGTTCAGCACTTGGAGGCAGATCCACGGATGACAAGGAGGTTGGGCATCAGGTGCGAGCGTCTCGTCGTCTCACCATGTCAGGCCAGGCGAGGGCACCAAGATGGGTGCAGTGGAGGCCGAGGCGTCAGCAGCTACAGAGGTCAGTCGACAGGCTCAACAGCTTGCGCATTCCGCAACGGACATTCCTTTACACGGGATTCATCATCAAAAGAAGCTTTGCACTACTATGGCATCGATGACACATCTGTGATTCTATTCCATCTCAAAACCTGCTAGTTTACCAACACCATCGCCCCTCCTGTCGTATGGTTAGGATGAATTACATGTCGGTCACTCAGTAAGCACTCAGCAGATCGCATTCGCTTCAGCTAAGCATGAGAAGACACAGCTGGATGTAAAGCAGGCCTGGCGTATCTGCTGCTTGTGTTCAGATGCAAAGAGCTCCTAGGTCTGGCGCAACTGCAGACTCCTTGGCCTTGGAAGGTGCTGCTTCCGCTTGATCTTTCTTCTTTGGTTTCTTCCCTTTCTGGCCTTTCCCTTGCCCGCCTTTGGCCCTGATGGGTTTATATTGAGCACATTTAAAGCAGTTCATTTCACGTCTATGTGTAATCAACTAATAAAAAACAAGTTGCT from Miscanthus floridulus cultivar M001 chromosome 11, ASM1932011v1, whole genome shotgun sequence includes these protein-coding regions:
- the LOC136492696 gene encoding uncharacterized protein isoform X2, with the protein product MSLKLPIPQGLSFLRSVGWFEDRKVDSAAKQQLSPTLKLQTDKEAYRPGDSVTVTIEICTPASLKDDAGQTVSGEDSPSLLLDVLSFELKGIEKLDSQWFSVPKPLPGSKQRRGEHMFLDCSAPSLVSKVIIGAGRTKTYIARVELPKILPPSYRGISIRYFYYVRTTLFGRPVVLGNGDQYKGLVNSAIQLEARVPFQIRVSQKSSSLLNEEGTLPFSVDQPGIFWREKDEDSEWSKANDNADLEEGYDSSKDEVSSVSSYNPSKANPESSLRSSLSVQSLSSRLSTSEPFYNQVERPNFPSYSPIPRLSVSEISDDHDGGLVAPQRKLNILLPVPDHQSNGQTISPDSYHSKDDIGLPLTPKNVDPTGSEGFTRGRSYNIRIDDQVLLRFSPKNSDSTYYFGDMIGGALTFFHRTGKRRCLEVMITLETSETINPRALHPSRRGSPTITKLHSEHHEVVADLHQTSFLFSIPIDGPMSFSTSKVTVQWSLRFEFFTTPEGTDPARYEHPLLVEKREKGEWVLPVTVYAPPLRRRATHGRNDRSVLPGNIFNS
- the LOC136492696 gene encoding uncharacterized protein isoform X1, producing the protein MSLKLPIPQGLSFLRSVGWFEDRKVDSAAKQQLSPTLKLQTDKEAYRPGDSVTVTIEICTPASLKDDAGQTVSGEDSPSLLLDVLSFELKGIEKLDSQWFSVPKPLPGSKQRRGEHMFLDCSAPSLVSKVIIGAGRTKTYIARVELPKILPPSYRGISIRYFYYVRTTLFGRPVVLGNGDQYKGLVNSAIQLEARVPFQIRVSQKSSSLLNEEDVLGTLPFSVDQPGIFWREKDEDSEWSKANDNADLEEGYDSSKDEVSSVSSYNPSKANPESSLRSSLSVQSLSSRLSTSEPFYNQVERPNFPSYSPIPRLSVSEISDDHDGGLVAPQRKLNILLPVPDHQSNGQTISPDSYHSKDDIGLPLTPKNVDPTGSEGFTRGRSYNIRIDDQVLLRFSPKNSDSTYYFGDMIGGALTFFHRTGKRRCLEVMITLETSETINPRALHPSRRGSPTITKLHSEHHEVVADLHQTSFLFSIPIDGPMSFSTSKVTVQWSLRFEFFTTPEGTDPARYEHPLLVEKREKGEWVLPVTVYAPPLRRRATHGRNDRSVLPGNIFNS